One genomic window of Bos taurus isolate L1 Dominette 01449 registration number 42190680 breed Hereford chromosome Y, ARS-UCD2.0, whole genome shotgun sequence includes the following:
- the LOC132344604 gene encoding testis-specific Y-encoded protein 1-like: protein MSRPFASAPARGHRQGQEERERRSEEGGSVPGPRTFQVVSPVVTPGQEATLFRVEAVEEGEALVDGDVAGIGQEFQLLAEDIVEEVEVVADEEQEQRPSQELEEKTVEEQGQERPGGPCERQELDALQALAALQVELSSEREQNRRAYVQFMRKNHQRRKRHLARRSAIIQGIPGFWAKAIMSHPQVSVLISDQDQDFLGYMMDLKVQVRSHPPSRCKLIFSFRDNPCFLNSVIIKEYYLDITGYRARRSTPVHWFWDFERGAPSRRLDTRSLNFLNWLSGHNGPESNRIAEIISEDVWDDPLKYYLREEGSSMRDN, encoded by the exons atgtcgcgtcccttcgcctctgccccagctcggggtcaccgccaaggccaagaggaacgtgagaggcggtcagaggaaggcgggagcgtcccgggaccccgcaccttccaagttgtgagcccag ttgtcacgccaggccaagaggccaccctcttcagggtggaggcggtggaggagggcgaggccctggtggacggagacgtggcggggatcgggcaggagttccagctgcttgcggaagacatcgtggaggaggtggaggttgtggcggatgaggagcaggaacagcggccctcccaggagctagaggagaagacggtggaggagcagggccaggaaaggcccggaggcccttgtgagcgccaggagctggatgccctgcaggcactggccgccctgcaggtagaactgagctctgagcgtgagcaaaaccgcagggcttacgttcagttcatgcgcaagaaccatcagaggaggaagcgtcacttggctcggaggagcgccatcatccagggcatccctggcttctgggccaaagct attatgagccaccctcaagtctccgtcctgatcagcgaccaagatcaagactttctcggctacatgatggacttgaag gtgcaggtgcggagccatccgccgtcccgctgcaagctgatcttttcctttcgggacaacccctgcttcttgaactcggtgatcattaaggagtattaccttgacatcactg ggtacagggcacgtcgatccactccagtccactggttctgggactttgaacggggagcccccagccgcaggctggacaccaggagccttaactttctcaactggctgtcaggccacaacggcccagaatcgaacaggattgctgag atcatcagcgaagacgtgtgggacgatcccctgaagtactacctcagggaggaaggttcgtccatgagagacaactga